From the genome of Corallococcus macrosporus DSM 14697:
CCGCCGCGGACTTGGACGGCTCAAAAGGGAAGCGCTGGAGCGCGAGCACGGCGCCGCTCGGGTCGGCGATGAGCGCGAGCGAGCCGCCGCGGGCGTCCGGGCGCGGGGCCATCAACACGCGGCCCCCCAGGGCCTGGGCCCGGTTGGCGAGCGCCGCCGGGTCCTTCACGCGGACATAGGTCAGCCAGTTGGGCCGGGCGCCCTTCACCGGGTTGGCCAGCACGCCGGCTCGGGGATGCGGGCCCTGCGCGAGGACGTAGTGCGGCCCGCCGCCGAGCGGGCGCTCGCGGACCGCGTAGCCGAGGAGCTCCTTGTAGAAGCCCGTCGCGGCGACGGGGTCCTGGGCCAGGTACTCCATCCACAGGAACTGATTCTCTTCGGGCACGCCGGTGTCGGCCGGGTCTCCTGGCAGGGAGCGCACGAAGCCCACCGCGGCGCCCTGCGGGTCGGCGACCACCGCGGCCCGGCCGATGTTCCGCACGTCGATGGGGCCGTCGAGCGTCTTGCCGCCGCGCGCGCTCACCTCGGTGACGGCGCGGTCCACATCGGGCACGGAGAGGTAGCCCAGCCACAGCGCGCCTTCGCGCTTCTCGGCCGCGCTCG
Proteins encoded in this window:
- a CDS encoding VOC family protein — its product is MKRPGTWRAWLRGGLLLTTVGAVGGTIATQGGCASSPDTAARAGMPLSPTPLYGKFVWHDLVTDNPAAAKRFYRDLFGWEFVDVRGGRRPYSLIRAQGRWIGGIVHPASAAEKREGALWLGYLSVPDVDRAVTEVSARGGKTLDGPIDVRNIGRAAVVADPQGAAVGFVRSLPGDPADTGVPEENQFLWMEYLAQDPVAATGFYKELLGYAVRERPLGGGPHYVLAQGPHPRAGVLANPVKGARPNWLTYVRVKDPAALANRAQALGGRVLMAPRPDARGGSLALIADPSGAVLALQRFPFEPSKSAAAP